CTGTTACAGATATTGCAAAAAACACAGGAAGACTTCCGAAAATAAATCCTGCAAGCTTTCTTATATATCCTATTATATTTTGTACTGCCTCAAGCTTGGAAAAGCTCTCCCCCACTATACTCGGATTTTGCAGCATTGCCGCGAGCCCCAGTATCAAACCGGCTGCTGCCAGTGTAGAAATCGGCATTAACAACGATTTCCCGAATTTTTGTAAAAATCCTTTCAAAATAAACACCTCCATATTTTCTTCTATAAAAGTATAACCCCGGTATTGTAAATTGACAATTTTTTCATAATTTTGAAACAAAATAGAAAAAATACACATAATTTTAAAAATATGTGTATTTTTTTACGATTTTATTTAATTATTATGACAGCTCAGGCCAATAGCCTTTGTTAGCTTCTATTAATGCATCCAGCACCTTTCTTGCTTTTTTGGCATCTACTACTGTTCTGTTCAGTGTAAGTGCCTGAAGTGCTTTGGTATAAGATCCTTCAAGGCATGCTTCTACAGTAAGTCTCTCATATGCATACTGATTTTCTATTAATCCTTTATAAAAAGTTTCTATCTTTCCTACCCCATAAGGTCTAGGTCCATTTATTCCCAGTGTTGCCGTAACTTCTACCATGGCATCATCTGGAAGATTTTCTATTAACCCGTTATTTTCAACCATTACTATAAAATACTTATGTCTGTTATGTGCTATTGATTCAGCTACTTCTATTATCATATCCCCGTGAGCATCATTGTGAACCACGCTTGAATCCTTTGCAGTACCGTTTTCCGCTATTCTTCTGCATTCTGCAAAAACACGTTTTTCTCTTCCGTTCATTACCTCATTTGCCCTTGTAAAATTCGGATCAAGCTTTTTCAGCTTATATTCCGGATATAGATAATACTGTAAGTACGTATTTGGAAGGTAATCAGGAAAATCCTTTAACATATCTTCCACCATAGCATAGGTATCAAGCCATGACTGGTCTCTCTGTTCTGCATCTGCCGGCAAAAAACCTTTTTCCTCTGTAATTTTCTTAATTTCCGGGACTATATCATTTCCATTTTCATCATAAATATTCTTAAACCATCCGAAATGATTCAGACCGAAATACACAGGTTCCCAGTTTTCATAGCTTTTTCTGAGAAGTCTTCCGTAAGATCTCATAAGATTCACAGGCTGGTCACATATATTTATTATTTTTTCATCATGAGGAAATACTTTTTTTAGTGCATATGCCACTATTGCGGCAGGGTTGGTATAGTTAAGTATCCATGCTTCGGGACTGTGTTCCCTTACATCTTTTACCATTTCTACCATATCTTTTATAGATCTTATTCCATACGCAAAACCTCCCGGCCCGCATGTTTCCTGTCCTATTACTCCCATACTCAGCGGAATATGCTCATCTTTCTCACGCATCGGGTATCCGCCTGTACGCATCTGGCAAAAAACAAAATCAACATCGCTGTAAGCAGTTTTTTTATCTGTCGTATATGAAAATTCCACTTCGGGGTACTCTTCCTTAAATAAAATTATTCCGAATTCTCCTATTATTTCCTGTCTTTCTTTGTCAATATCATATAATGTAACTTTTTTTAAAGGCATTCTGTCCTTATGCTTAGTAAGAGCCTTTAATATTCCCGGTGTCCACGTAGACCCGCCGCCCACTATTACTATATTGTATGCTTCTTTAAACATGTTATTATCCTCCTGAGTATTAGTTTTTTGTTTTCTTTATACTTTTTACCGAATTGGCTATCTGCTCTACTTTTGGACCATATATAATCTGTATATTATTTTTATCAGGTTTTACTATGCCTGCTGCGCCTGTAGCTTTTAATGCTGCATCATCAACTATGGAAGTATCTTCCAGAGTCAGTCTCAGCCTTGTAAAACAGTTGTCAATCACTCTTATATTCCCGCTTCCGCCTACTGCTTTTATTATATTTTCAGCTGTTTCTTCCATATCTCCCGACAGTTTCACAGCAGCTCCTTCTGTTTCTTCTTTTTCACGTCCCGGAGTTTCTATATTTCTTGATAAAATTATAAATTTGAAGAAAAAATAATATGCAAAAAAGTAAATTATCCCTACTATTACTGCAAAATACCAGTGTGTTTCTGTTCCTTTCAGAATACCGAATACTGCAAGGTCTATTACTCCGCCCTGAACATTTCCTATCATTACTCCCAAAATCTGCATTAAAAAAAACGATAGACCTGTCATTACTGCATGAAATACAAATAATACCGGTGAAACAAATATAAAGGCAAATTCCAGAGGTTCAGTTATTCCTGTGACAAATGATGCCGAAGCTCCTGCTATCATCAGAGCCTTTATTCTTCCTTTTTCCTTTTCATCGGCTGTCTTATACATTGCATACGCAGCTCCTATAAGTCCGAACATCATTACCGGTATTTTTCCCTGAGCCAGAAATCTTGTGGACATTCTTACTATATCGGCAGAGACTGGAGCTTTACTTGCAAGTGACGCATTGAAAATATTCAGTGCTCCTACTACCTGTTCTCCGTCTATCACTGCACTTCCACCCACTGCTGTGAATCTTACCGTCTGATTCAATATATGATGAAGCCCTGTAGGAATGAGCAGTCTTTCTATAAAACCAAATATAAATGTGCCGAAAGCTCCGCTTTTTTCTATAACTCCCCCTACCTGATATATGATATTTCCTATTACCGGCCATATAAAATAAAATATAAGACCTACTATTGGCACACATACTGTTGTAATTATCGGTACAAATCTTCTTCCTCCAAAAAAATTAATCGCATCAGGAAGTTTTATTTTATAGAATCTGTTATGAAGGGCTGCCACTGTGAGACCTGACACTACTCCCCCGAAAACATTCATCCTGTAAGTAAAAATTCCAAGTACCGTTTCATATTGTGCATTCACAAAACTGGCCTGTATCGGATCCATTTTATTATTTTCCACCAGATATTTTACAGCTGTGGTATCTGCTGATATTCCTTCCAGTCCCAAAATATAATTTATTGTAACATGAAACACCAAAAATCCTATTGCTCCTGCAAAGGCAGCTGTCGGCTTCTCATCATCCACCATTCCTATTGCCAGTGCTATGGCAAACAGTAAAGGCAGATTACCAAATAACACCCCTGCAAGTTTTCTTATAAATCCTATTATATTCTGAACGAATTCAAGATTTATAAATCCTTCTCCCACTATATTGGGATTCTGCAATGCAGCGGCTATTCCCAGAAATATTCCTGCTGCTGCTATAATTGATATAGGCATCATAAGCGACTTTCCTAATCTTTGCAAAAAACCTTTCAAAATAAAGCACCTCCATCTTTTGATATTTTAATTATAATCCCAGAATCTTCAAATGGCAATTTTTTCAACAATTCTAAACATTTTAAAATATTTTCACATTTCGTGTATATATTCACAAAAAAAGTTGTTTTACTTTGTAAATAAAGCGACTCAGCTCTCTGAAAAAATCTAACACACATTTATTTTTATCATCTCTTTTTCCCTTAAAAATGCCGAATTCTCTTTTAAAAACTGATTATTTTCATCATAAGCGTCCAACTAAAAAAGCCGGATATAAAACCCGGACTTTCTCAGATACATTATATTATCATTTTACTTTTATAATTTTCAATTATTTCTCCGCCGTTCCAAAGCTTGATTATCTGCTCCTCACCAAGTTCAGTCAGCCGTACTCCCCTGCTTTTCCCATATCTTTCTACCCACTTATTATTAAGCAAAAATTCTGCTGTAGCCTTTCCTATACTCCCAGCTATGTGATATTCCCGCTCGCTCCAGTCCATACATACTTTACAGAAATGACGCTTTAGTTTTCTCAGATTATCTATTTCAATCCCGAATTTCTCAAAAAAGTTTATTCCCTTATCTGTTATTTCAATTTCTGATTCACTGATTTTGAAAAACTCATTTTTTACATACCATTTTGTAATCTCCACACCCAGCTTCCCGGCAAGGTGATCATAGCAAAAACGTCCGTTGAATAATATTTTATTTTCAATATTGGTGTTCAGCGAGC
The sequence above is drawn from the Sebaldella sp. S0638 genome and encodes:
- a CDS encoding PTS transporter subunit EIIC, whose amino-acid sequence is MKGFLQRLGKSLMMPISIIAAAGIFLGIAAALQNPNIVGEGFINLEFVQNIIGFIRKLAGVLFGNLPLLFAIALAIGMVDDEKPTAAFAGAIGFLVFHVTINYILGLEGISADTTAVKYLVENNKMDPIQASFVNAQYETVLGIFTYRMNVFGGVVSGLTVAALHNRFYKIKLPDAINFFGGRRFVPIITTVCVPIVGLIFYFIWPVIGNIIYQVGGVIEKSGAFGTFIFGFIERLLIPTGLHHILNQTVRFTAVGGSAVIDGEQVVGALNIFNASLASKAPVSADIVRMSTRFLAQGKIPVMMFGLIGAAYAMYKTADEKEKGRIKALMIAGASASFVTGITEPLEFAFIFVSPVLFVFHAVMTGLSFFLMQILGVMIGNVQGGVIDLAVFGILKGTETHWYFAVIVGIIYFFAYYFFFKFIILSRNIETPGREKEETEGAAVKLSGDMEETAENIIKAVGGSGNIRVIDNCFTRLRLTLEDTSIVDDAALKATGAAGIVKPDKNNIQIIYGPKVEQIANSVKSIKKTKN
- a CDS encoding 6-phospho-alpha-glucosidase, producing the protein MFKEAYNIVIVGGGSTWTPGILKALTKHKDRMPLKKVTLYDIDKERQEIIGEFGIILFKEEYPEVEFSYTTDKKTAYSDVDFVFCQMRTGGYPMREKDEHIPLSMGVIGQETCGPGGFAYGIRSIKDMVEMVKDVREHSPEAWILNYTNPAAIVAYALKKVFPHDEKIINICDQPVNLMRSYGRLLRKSYENWEPVYFGLNHFGWFKNIYDENGNDIVPEIKKITEEKGFLPADAEQRDQSWLDTYAMVEDMLKDFPDYLPNTYLQYYLYPEYKLKKLDPNFTRANEVMNGREKRVFAECRRIAENGTAKDSSVVHNDAHGDMIIEVAESIAHNRHKYFIVMVENNGLIENLPDDAMVEVTATLGINGPRPYGVGKIETFYKGLIENQYAYERLTVEACLEGSYTKALQALTLNRTVVDAKKARKVLDALIEANKGYWPELS
- a CDS encoding helix-turn-helix transcriptional regulator produces the protein MNIKINEVAGILADKSCSSMLMLLMDGKFHTVIELAKTANIKNHTATYHIKKFINLEWLEIYIQGRNHYYRLSNKSVAELIEQWLPISQFQTARSLNTNIENKILFNGRFCYDHLAGKLGVEITKWYVKNEFFKISESEIEITDKGINFFEKFGIEIDNLRKLKRHFCKVCMDWSEREYHIAGSIGKATAEFLLNNKWVERYGKSRGVRLTELGEEQIIKLWNGGEIIENYKSKMII